A single window of Coffea eugenioides isolate CCC68of chromosome 7, Ceug_1.0, whole genome shotgun sequence DNA harbors:
- the LOC113776751 gene encoding protein UPSTREAM OF FLC, with product MEVRGRRSRDMSPERVKICTQSRLIRPAFKKVQVVYYLTRNGQLEHPHYLEVTHLANQQLRLKDVIDRLTVLRGKAMPSLYSWSCKRSYKNGYVWNDLAENDIIYPSEGAEYVLKGSEIVSDGCTEKFQQLRVGSSTQQNQQLPLGNVQQRPGVVEITNCHPKRRSLGHVHHHNNEYEDNDQNEAGQVEEEELDHEEEYEEKISCYTTSTTPQYSRCSRGVSTDEIHHRHQRPQKQEQKKQKQESQETMKNPRSEFILENESPPSTTSSSLSDKAMNETSNTSKRFEDGDPVGNEPLLSRNSMLFQLIACGGSLSFRGTTNGKNVPDLKQQQQPPPATTTTAATPAGARRSNCSDLHKGVLCKSAAAGYKAAAAMEEEDEIKYMSENPRFGNLQAEEKEYFSGSIVESMATDDRAQVEPSSLKKSSSYNEERSSKLATEEAEATEEERREKALKGKCIPRKRSSSKQAKK from the exons ATGGAGGTTCGAGGAAGAAGAAGCAGAGACATGAGTCCTGAAAGGGTGAAGATATGCACACAGTCCAGGTTGATAAGACCTGCTTTCAAAAAAGTTCAAGTTGTTTATTACCTCACCAGAAATGGCCAGCTTGAGCACCCTCATTATTTGGAAGTTACTCATCTTGCTAATCAACAACTTCGCCTGAAAG ATGTCATTGATCGGCTCACAGTTCTTAGAGGCAAAGCCATGCCCTCGTTGTATTCTTGGTCTTGCAAAAG GAGCTACAAAAATGGTTATGTGTGGAATGACTTGGCGGAGAATGATATCATCTATCCATCAGAAGGAGCAGAATATGTACTCAAAGGGTCCGAAATAGTCAGTGATGGTTGCACAG AAAAATTTCAACAACTTCGAGTTGGCAGTAGCACACAACAGAATCAGCAACTTCCTCTTGGGAACGTGCAACAAAGGCCGGGAGTTGTAGAAATCACGAACTGCCATCCAAAACGCAGATCACTAGGCCATGTTCATCATCACAACAATGAATACGAGGATAATGATCAAAATGAAGCTGGTcaagtagaagaagaagagttgGATCATGAAGAAGAATATGAAGAAAAGATTAGCTGCTATACCACCTCAACTACACCTCAGTATTCTCGATGCTCCCGCGGCGTCTCCACCGACGAAATTCACCACCGACATCAACGACCACAaaaacaagaacaaaagaagcaaaagcaagaatCTCAAGAAACTATGAAAAACCCTAGGTCTGAATTCATTTTAGAAAATGAATCTCCACCGTCGACGACGTCGTCGAGTCTTTCGGACAAAGCCATGAACGAGACCAGCAACACGTCCAAGAGGTTCGAGGACGGCGACCCGGTTGGAAATGAGCCGTTACTGAGCCGGAACTCCATGCTTTTTCAGCTCATTGCATGCGGGGGGTCGCTCTCTTTTAGGGGCACTACTAATGGCAAAAATGTGCCTGATTTGAAGCAGCAGCAACAACCACCACCGGCGACAACTACTACGGCGGCGACCCCTGCTGGGGCTAGGAGGAGTAACTGTAGTGATCTGCATAAAGGGGTGTTGTGCAAAAGTGCTGCGGCGGGGTATAAGGCGGCGGCGGCTATGGAGGAGGAGGATGAGATAAAGTACATGTCTGAGAATCCGAGGTTTGGGAATTTGCAGGCTGAGGAGAAAGAGTATTTCAGTGGGAGCATTGTTGAATCAATGGCTACCGATGACAGGGCTCAGGTTGAACCCTCAAGCTTGAAGAAATCATCTTCCTATAATGAGGAAAG